The proteins below are encoded in one region of Vicia villosa cultivar HV-30 ecotype Madison, WI unplaced genomic scaffold, Vvil1.0 ctg.000525F_1_1, whole genome shotgun sequence:
- the LOC131629142 gene encoding uncharacterized protein LOC131629142 encodes MEQIEQKQAALQEDVEQMKGNIDSMKGDIGQVLLALKNIIATQYEIPLKAFDEVAQTIGVSRRPEPEGGPAQTSLTKQETLLVHNKGISEIPQNKELHINVIEDSMETNQFKAIKERLKVVECHDAFDVGALEMCLYKYNLDMAPNRMQLQNLSQKNEESFKECAQRWREMAARVHPPLLEKELEDMFMSNLQDLYYEKMVESDFSGFSDLVIIGEWIQGASSSTSFNYKKTCS; translated from the exons ATGGAACAAATCGAGCAAAAGCAAGCTGCCCTCCAAGAAGATGTGGAACAAATGAAAGGAAACATTGATTCAATGAAAGGAGACATAGGCCAAGTTCTGCTCGCCTTGAAAAACATCATAGCAACACAATACGAGATTCCCTTAAAAGCCTTTGATGAAGTAGCCCAAACTATTGGTGTATCTAGAAGACCAGAGCCAGAAGGAGGCCCTGCCCAGACATCCCTTACTAAACAAGAAACTCTATTGGTTCATAATAAAG GCATATCTGAAATTCCCCAAAACAAAGAGCTCCATATCAATGTTATTGAAGATTCTATGGAAACCAATCAATTTAAGGCCATAAAAGAAAGATTAAAAGTTGTGGAATGTCACGATGCCTTCGATGTGGGTGCTTTAGAAATGTGTTTG TATAaatacaacttggacatggctcctaaccgcatgcaactacaaaactTATCTCAGAAGAACGAAGAATCCTTCAAAGAATGTGCACAACGGTGGAGGGAAATGGCAGCAAGGGTACATCCACCACTTCTCGAGAAAGAATTGGAGGACATGTTCATGAGTAATTTACAAGATCTCTATTATGAAAAAATGGTGGAAAGTGACTTTTCAGGATTCTCAGATCTAGTTATCATTGGAGAATGGATACAAGGGGCGTCATCAAGTACCTCTTTTAACTATAAAAAAACCTGTTCCTAG